Proteins encoded in a region of the Agrobacterium vitis genome:
- a CDS encoding helix-turn-helix transcriptional regulator translates to MMASDLHPTLKRGPCRTLSHQSKSWHHMRADLVRRTGLDREETAFIADRHLVLLNLQGHSERGEHFLDNRRTDFVRRKPGAILFVPAGSIWRGWETGASNAAYLSLGVDPAKLTDLFAPAQSRTVSCLSFSPDLGFEDPIVTNAMRGIGSEIREKGPLSNLLVESYVATIFTQLMRRQSSLPTRRQGGLSSATLNRVAQKIDDELDDGLSLQQLADLAGLSIPHLCRAFKQTFGLPPYRYIIQRRIERAKQYLRETALSITEIALSCGFSSASHFANVFRKEVGTTPLDYRAAWSDRAFG, encoded by the coding sequence ATGATGGCGTCTGATTTGCACCCGACCTTGAAACGCGGACCCTGCCGTACCTTATCCCATCAGTCGAAATCCTGGCACCATATGCGCGCCGATCTGGTGCGCAGGACGGGCCTTGACCGGGAAGAGACAGCGTTTATCGCTGACCGGCATCTTGTTCTTCTCAATCTTCAGGGACATTCGGAGCGGGGCGAGCATTTTCTGGACAACCGCAGAACTGATTTCGTGCGCAGAAAACCGGGCGCAATCCTCTTCGTTCCAGCTGGCAGTATCTGGCGGGGCTGGGAAACGGGGGCGTCCAATGCCGCCTATCTGTCTCTCGGCGTCGATCCCGCAAAGCTCACGGATCTGTTTGCACCTGCGCAATCACGCACCGTGTCCTGCCTTTCCTTTTCGCCCGATCTTGGCTTTGAAGATCCCATTGTCACGAATGCAATGCGCGGGATCGGCTCGGAAATTCGGGAGAAGGGTCCACTAAGCAATCTTCTCGTCGAAAGCTATGTGGCGACGATCTTCACGCAATTGATGCGAAGGCAAAGCAGTCTACCCACGCGGCGCCAGGGCGGGCTTTCATCTGCCACCCTCAACCGTGTGGCCCAGAAGATCGACGATGAGTTGGACGATGGCCTTTCTCTCCAGCAGTTGGCGGATCTGGCCGGGCTCAGCATTCCCCATCTTTGCCGGGCCTTCAAGCAGACCTTCGGCTTGCCACCATATCGCTACATCATTCAGCGCAGAATAGAGCGTGCGAAACAATACTTGCGCGAGACAGCTCTTTCGATCACCGAGATTGCCCTGTCCTGCGGTTTCTCGAGTGCAAGCCATTTTGCCAATGTCTTCAGAAAAGAAGTCGGAACTACGCCGCTCGACTATCGAGCCGCATGGTCCGACAGGGCGTTCGGGTAA
- a CDS encoding ABC transporter ATP-binding protein yields MEFEAVSSRLQLPHPSDQTALRVKDLKKQFGPLEVLKGISLSASRGEVISILGSSGSGKSTLLRCLNFLEEPSGGDIWIGGQHIRLRRGRAAQSEINVLRARLGMVFQTFNLWPHKTVLENLIEAPVYVRKIPKKMACARAEDLLSKVGLADKRHAYPVHLSGGQQQRVAIARALAMEPDILLFDEPTSALDPELVGEVLNVIRSLADEGRTMLIVTHELAFARQVSNRIFFLHQGRIEEEGAPEAIFERPVSPWLRQFLSAQFGRTTR; encoded by the coding sequence ATGGAATTCGAAGCCGTCTCATCCCGTCTGCAACTGCCACATCCCTCTGATCAGACAGCATTGCGCGTCAAGGATCTGAAAAAGCAGTTCGGTCCGCTCGAGGTGCTAAAGGGGATCTCGTTGAGTGCTTCGCGCGGTGAGGTGATTTCAATCCTTGGATCCAGCGGATCAGGAAAAAGCACCTTACTCAGATGCCTCAATTTTCTCGAGGAACCGAGCGGTGGCGACATCTGGATTGGCGGCCAGCATATTCGCCTGCGCCGGGGACGGGCTGCCCAGTCGGAAATCAATGTCCTGCGTGCCCGCCTTGGCATGGTGTTCCAGACCTTCAATCTCTGGCCTCATAAGACAGTTCTTGAAAACCTGATCGAGGCGCCGGTTTACGTGCGCAAGATCCCGAAGAAAATGGCATGTGCTCGGGCTGAAGACCTCCTGTCGAAAGTTGGCCTGGCGGATAAGCGCCATGCTTATCCTGTGCATCTGTCCGGTGGTCAACAGCAGCGGGTCGCCATCGCCCGGGCGTTGGCGATGGAGCCCGACATTCTCCTGTTCGATGAGCCGACATCGGCTCTCGATCCCGAACTGGTTGGCGAGGTTCTGAATGTCATTCGGTCGCTTGCCGATGAAGGGCGAACCATGCTGATCGTCACCCATGAACTCGCGTTTGCGCGTCAGGTCTCCAACCGCATTTTCTTCCTCCATCAGGGGCGGATCGAAGAGGAAGGGGCGCCTGAAGCCATATTCGAACGACCGGTGTCGCCGTGGTTGCGGCAATTCCTATCCGCGCAGTTCGGGAGGACCACCCGATGA